A DNA window from Vanacampus margaritifer isolate UIUO_Vmar chromosome 19, RoL_Vmar_1.0, whole genome shotgun sequence contains the following coding sequences:
- the LOC144039813 gene encoding intersectin-2-like isoform X3: MNGGSGTAWSISPEERGKHDKQFNTLAPVLGYVSGEQAREFFLQSGLPPSVLAEIWNLADMDGDGKMDRQEFSIAMKLVKLKLQGRSLPAALPMGLRQLSDANVPAPSSARYGMGSLPNLSFGMPPSMSAMSILTPIPANPPMRPAPPMMMLPLVAPLGNAGFPRCHLHFLAPAPPMAAGLPLSGFSSPLTFSPPGSSGMSQANSLVDLGSSSSNSSSTTSLASNSPKTTLGSSDWAVPQASRLKYRQQFNTLDKLMSGYLSGPQVRNALIASNLTQTQLATIWNLADVDKDGQLRADEFILAMHLVDTAKTGCPLPLTLPQDLIPPPMRGVHKCSELVNGTGPYGSPSLIDTLEIEPILKNKSSVSFEDKLKENFARGSAELEKRRQALEDQQRKERERRAREEREDRERREREAREMEQRRRLEEERRLERQREVERQREEERLKEMERKEAAKQELERQRREQWERSRRDELGRTREGERQELSQLRAKKKSLELELQAVGNKHKQISDRLRDAQSKRHIRKAEVELVNQKRDARIAEINTLQLQFEEWQMKLSLLVPEQQKLTEKLRNMNLNKILPLTLASLAANVSDKGVNCRKLKDQLDALQKETTGKLAQMEQYNKELKELREKQAKQQSVLDDLQRVKEEKLRELKRRREEEEERRRRMEEEERRRRKEEEERERRRKEDEEKERRRKEEEEEERWRKEEEERERQRKEEEEARQAKLEQERIAREEAARQWEEEERKRREEEQKKKAEEEAQAASRVTLYKALYSFAARNKDELSIDADCLIEVDEQTVGEPGWLYGSYRGNKGWFPHSYAEKHRETGPSSPGSTSCPPMLPVSRVRDGQLTGDNGVPPLQSDTSQFQAPVLTRVMSPWLPTTTEPNLNLPFSEGEICTDTETLDGGDSVQLEEYVALYTYESPEAGDLTFEEGDVVVVTEREGEWWRGCIGDQTGVFPSNYVRPVESEVSRAGGPTKKPEIAQAVAAAAAVAPTIHQLHLSPGQLIVVLAKNSTGWWLGELQARGKKRPRGWVQSSHVKLLGPSSNKSSPSPLPVCQVIAMYDYTAANPDELSFSKGQLINVLDKTNPDWWKGETDGVTGLLPTNYVKMTTESDPSQQWCADLMTLDTMSPQERKRQGYIHELIHTEETYVNDLELVLEVFYKPMTESGRLTEAEMAVIFVNWRELIMCNSKLLKALRVRKKTGGDNMPVQLIGELLASELTHMQPYVRFCSCQLNAAALLQSKTHEQPEFKDFLKKIATNYRCKGMPLSSFLLKPMQRITRYPLLIKNILEHTPDHHADQSPLKEALERAEELCSQVNEGVREKENSDRLEWIQSHVQCDGAIEHLVFNSLTNCLGPRKLLHSGRLHKTKSSRELWAFLFNDFLLLTQAAKSLSSSGADKLFSPKSNIQLKMYKTPLFLNEVLVKMPPDPSSDEPLFLVSHIDRVYSLRTDTLNERAAWVQKIKVASELFIDTEKKKREKAYQARSLKMSGIGRLLVTVSEAQELKACRPNGKSNPYCELTMGPQCYTSRAASNTLNPKWNFNCQFFVKDLYQDVLCITVFEKDQFSPDDFLGRTEVPVATIKKEMESKGAASRRLLLHEVPTGEVWVKLDLQLYEPTAK, from the exons ATGAACG GTGGATCCGGCACGGCGTGGTCCATCTCCCCAGAGGAGCGTGGGAAACACGACAAGCAGTTTAACACCTTGGCCCCCGTCCTGGGCTACGTCTCAG GCGAACAAGCCCGAGAATTCTTCCTGCAGTCGGGCCTGCCGCCGTCCGTCCTGGCCGAGATCTG GAACCTGGCCGACATGGACGGCGACGGCAAGATGGACAGGCAGGAGTTTTCCATCGCCATGAAGCTGGTTAAACTAAAGCTCCAGGGCCGGAGTTTACCCGCTGCGCTTCCGATGGGCTTGAGGCAGCTTTCTGACGCTAATGTCCCCGCCCCTTCGTCGGCCCGctacg GGATGGGCTCTTTGCCGAACCTCTCGTTTGGCATGCCGCCGTCCATGTCCGCCATGTCCATCTTAACCCCCATCCCCGCTAACCCCCCCATGCGACCAGCGCCGCCCATGATGATGCTGCCTCTCGTTGCCCCGCTGGGAAACGCCGGCTTCCCGCGCTGCCACCTGCACTTCCTCGCCCCTGCGCCTCCCATGGCCGCAG GCCTTCCTCTCTCTGGTTTTTCCTCTCCGCTGACATTTTCTCCGCCTGGGAGCAGCGGCATGTCTCAGGCCAACTCTCTGGTGGACCTTGGATCCAGCAG ttccaaCTCTTCGTCCACCACTTCGCTGGCCAGCAACTCCCCCAAGACGACGTTGGGGTCGAGCGATTGGGCCGTACCTCAAGCGTCCAGGCTCAAGTACCGGCAGCAGTTCAACACGCTGGACAAGCTCATGAGCGGCTACTTGTCAG gaCCTCAAGTGAGAAACGCACTGATTGCGTCCAATCTAACGCAGACTCAGCTGGCTACAATCTG GAACCTGGCAGACGTAGACAAGGACGGCCAGCTAAGGGCCGACGAGTTCATCCTGGCGATGCATCTGGTGGACACGGCCAAGACGGGCTGCCCGCTGCCGCTCACTCTGCCCCAAGACCTCATACCGCCTCCTATGAG AGGAGTCCACAAGTGCAGTGAGCTTGTCAATGGCACCGGACCTTATGGTAGCCCCTCTTTAATTGACACACTGGAGATAGAACCTATCCTGAAGAACAAGAGCAGTG TGTCCTTCGAGGACAAGCTGAAGGAGAACTTCGCACGGGGCAGCGCCGAGCTGGAGAAGCGAAGGCAGGCGCTGGAGGATCAGCAGAGGAAGGAGCGCGAGCGTAGGGCCCGCGAGGAGAGGGAGGACAGGGagcggcgggagagggaggccCGCGAAATGGAGCAGCGGCGGCGACTGGAGGAGGAGCGGCGCTTGGAGAGGCAGCGCGAGGTGGAGCGGCAGCGTGAGGAAGAGAGGTTGAAGGAGATGGAAAGGAAGGAG GCAGCCAAGCAGGAGCTAGAGCGTCAGCGCCGGGAGCAATGGGAGCGCAGCCGTAGGGACGAGCTGGGCAGGACGCGCGAGGGCGAGCGCCAGGAACTCTCTCAGCTGCGAGCCAAGAAGAAGAGTCTGGAATTGGAGCTGCAGGCCGTG GGCAACAAGCACAAGCAGATCTCGGACCGCCTGCGCGATGCCCAGAGCAAGAGACACATCcggaaggccgaagtggagctCGTCAACCAGAAGAGGGACGCGCGCATTGCGGAGATCAACACGCTGCAGCTTCAGTTTGAG GAATGGCAGATGAAGCTCTCCTTGTTGGTTCCTGAGCAACAAAAGCTGACTGAGAAGCTGCGTAACATGAACCTCAACAAAATATTAC CTCTGACGTTGGCTTCCCTGGCCGCCAACGTAAGCGACAAAGGCGTCAACTGTCGCAAGCTGAAGGACCAGCTGGACGCGCTGCAGAAGGAAACCACAGGCAAGCTGGCACAAATGGAACAATACAACAAAGAACTCAAG GAGCTGAGGGAGAAGCAGGCCAAGCAGCAGTCTGTCCTGGACGACTTGCAACGCGTCAAGGAGGAGAAACTGCGGGAGTTGAAGAGACGcagggaggaggaagaagagcggCGGAGGAGaatggaggaagaggaaaggcggaggaggaaggaagaggaggagcgaGAGAGACGGAGGAAAGAGGACGAAGAAAAGGAGAGACGgcggaaagaggaggaggaggaagagagatggaggaaagaggaagaggagcggGAGAGGCAgagaaaagaggaggaggaagccag ACAGGCAAAGCTGGAGCAGGAGAGGATAGCTAGGGAGGAGGCGGCGCGTCagtgggaggaagaggagcgaaaaaggagggaggaggagcagAAAAAGAAAGCTGAAGAGGAGGCGCAGGCAGCCTCCAGAGTGACGCTTTACAAAGCGCTGTACTCCTTCGCAGCTCGCAACAAGGACGAGCTGAGCATCGACGCCGACTGCCTCATCGAG GTGGACGAGCAGACGGTGGGCGAGCCGGGCTGGCTGTACGGCAGTTACCGTGGAAACAAGGGCTGGTTCCCTCACAGCTACGCCGAGAAACACCGCGAGACGGGCCCCTCGTCGCCTGGATCGACTTCCTGTCCTCCTATGCTTCCTGTCTCCAG AGTCCGAGATGGCCAATTAACAGGCGACAATGGAGTTCCTCCCCTCCAATCAGACACGTCGCAG TTTCAAGCTCCTGTCCTGACTCGGGTCATGTCCCCCTGGTTGCCCACCACCACTGAACCAAACCTCAACCTCCCATTCAGCGAGGGTGAAATCTGCACAGA CACGGAAACACTGGACGGAGGCGACAGTGTTCAACTCGAAG AGTATGTGGCGCTGTACACTTACGAGAGCCCTGAAGCGGGCGACCTCACCTTCGAGGAGGGCGACGTGGTGGTGGTGACGGAGCGAGAAGGGGAGTGGTGGCGAGGGTGCATCGGCGACCAGACCGGCGTGTTCCCGTCCAACTATGTGAGGCCTGTGGAGTCAGAG GTGTCAAGAGCTGGTGGGCCAACCAAGAAGCCTG AGATCGCTCAGGCCGTCGCTGCCGCTGCCGCCGTTGCCCCAACGATACATCAGCTCCATCTGTCGCCCGGACAACTTATCGTGGTCCTGGCCAAGAACTCAACCGGCTGGTGGCTGGGAGAACTGCAG GCTCGTGGCAAGAAGCGTCCGAGAGGCTGGGTTCAGTCCTCCCACGTCAAGCTGCTCGGACCCTCCAGCAACAAGTCGTCCCCCTCACCTCTGCCAG TATGCCAAGTAATCGCCATGTACGACTACACGGCGGCCAATCCTGACGAGCTGAGCTTTTCCAAAGGCCAGCTCATCAACGTCTTAGACAAGACCAACCCGGATTGGTGGAAAGGGGAGACCGACGGCGTTACGGGCCTGCTGCCCACCAACTACGTCAAGATGACCACCGAGTCTGACCCCAGTCAGCAAT GGTGCGCGGACCTGATGACCCTGGACACGATGAGCCCGCAGGAAAGGAAGAGGCAGGGTTACATCCATGAGCTCATCCACACCGAGGAGACCTACGTGAACGACCTGGAGCTGGTGCTGGAG GTTTTCTACAAGCCTATGACAGAATCGGGTCGGCTAACAGAAGCGGAGATGGCCGTCATCTTTGTCAACTGGCGAGAGCTCATCATGTGCAACAGCAAACTGCTCAA GGCGCTGCGTGTGCGCAAGAAGACGGGTGGCGACAACATGCCGGTGCAGCTGATCGGCGAGCTGCTTGCGTCGGAGCTGACGCACATGCAGCCTTACGTGCGCTTCTGCTCGTGCCAGCTCAACGCCGCCGCCCTTCTGCAGAGCAAAACGCACGAGCAGCCGGAATTCAAGGACTTCCTCAAA AAGATCGCCACAAACTACCGCTGTAAAGGAATGCCTCTGTCCAGCTTCCTCCTCAAGCCCATGCAGAGAATCACACGCTACCCTCTGCTCATCAAGAAC ATCCTGGAGCACACGCCCGACCACCATGCGGACCAGTCGCCCCTGAAGGAGGCTCTGGAGCGGGCCGAGGAGCTGTGCTCTCAGGTCAACGAGGGCGTGAGGGAGAAGGAGAACTCAGATCGCCTCGAGTGGATTCAGAGCCACGTGCAGTGCGATGGAGCCATCGAG CACTTGGTGTTTAACTCGCTCACCAATTGCCTCGGACCACGCAAGCTGCTCCACAGCGGTCGTCTGCACAAAACCAAGAGCAGCCGGGAATTATGGGCGTTCCTCTTCAACGATTTCCTGCTCCTGACGCAGGCCGCCAAATCGTTGTCCTCCTCCGGGGCCGACAAGCTTTTCAGCCCCAAGAGTAACATCCAGCTCAAGATGTACAAAACG CCGTTGTTCCTCAACGAGGTTTTGGTCAAAATGCCGCCGGACCCGTCGAGCGATGAGCCGCTATTCCTCGTCTCGCATATCGACCGTGTCTACTCGCTCAGGACAGACACATTGAATGAAAG GGCGGCATGGGTGCAGAAAATCAAAGTGGCGTCTGAGCTTTTCATCGATACGGAGAAGAAAAAACGGGAGAAGGCGTATCAAG CTCGCTCTCTGAAGATGAGCGGCATCGGCAGGCTACTTGTGACCGTTTCTGAGGCCCAAGAGCTCAAAGCTTGCAGGCCCAacg GCAAGAGCAACCCTTACTGCGAGCTGACCATGGGACCCCAGTGCTACACGTCACGAGCCGCAAGCAACACGCTAAACCCCAAATGGAACTTCAACTGCCAGTTCTTCGTCAAAGACCTCTACCAGGACGTCCTGTGCATCACCGTCTTTGAGAAGGACCAGTTCTCACCAGATG ACTTCCTGGGTCGCACTGAGGTTCCAGTGGCGACCATCAAGAAGGAAATGGAGAGCAAAGGCGCCGCCAGTCGTCGCCTGCTGCTCCACGAAGTTCCCACCGGGGAAGTCTGGGTCAAGCTGGACCTGCAGCTCTATGAGCCGACGGCCAAATGA